Proteins encoded in a region of the Isosphaeraceae bacterium EP7 genome:
- a CDS encoding sulfate ABC transporter substrate-binding protein, which produces MSGRPDAADAGSREGANDRGPAGRTKPVALAAALACATLMLPVAGCAPVDANQGRDVDVLTIGAYSVVREALHQGLLPAFAAKWKAKTGRVVRFEESYNASGAQSRAIASGFDADIAILSLESDVDNLVKAGLVDKTWKDGPGKGMVTRSLVVIGVRPGNPKKIAVWDDLAKPDVSVLYPDPKTSGGARWNINAIYGAGMLREGKDKPDPAAAVDLLRRVQARVVNMDSSGRQSMATFERGTGDAVVTYENELLLQDKLKGEAVPYVIPASTLQIESPAAIVEDSVKRHGNRKVAEAFLEYMRSDEGQDLLVDWGFRPLDPTRDRRPLPLKLFSMADLGGWPKIKKSVYDPGGVWDKLFTTKAPKTNDAPKRLGTGGRAG; this is translated from the coding sequence ATGAGCGGACGCCCAGACGCAGCCGACGCCGGCAGTCGCGAAGGCGCCAACGATCGGGGCCCAGCCGGACGAACGAAGCCCGTCGCCCTTGCGGCGGCCCTCGCTTGCGCCACCCTGATGCTACCCGTCGCGGGCTGCGCCCCGGTCGACGCGAACCAGGGCCGGGATGTCGACGTGCTGACCATCGGCGCCTACTCGGTGGTCCGCGAGGCCCTGCACCAGGGCCTGCTCCCCGCCTTCGCCGCGAAATGGAAGGCGAAGACGGGCCGCGTCGTCCGGTTCGAGGAGTCGTACAACGCCTCGGGTGCCCAGAGCCGCGCCATCGCCTCGGGCTTCGATGCCGACATCGCCATCCTCTCGCTGGAGAGCGACGTCGACAACCTCGTGAAAGCCGGCCTGGTCGACAAGACCTGGAAGGACGGGCCGGGCAAAGGGATGGTCACCCGCAGCCTGGTCGTGATCGGTGTCCGCCCCGGCAACCCCAAGAAGATTGCCGTCTGGGACGACCTGGCCAAGCCGGACGTCTCGGTGCTCTACCCGGACCCCAAGACGTCCGGCGGCGCCCGCTGGAACATCAACGCGATTTACGGCGCCGGCATGCTCCGCGAGGGGAAAGACAAGCCCGACCCCGCCGCCGCCGTCGACCTCCTCAGACGCGTCCAGGCTCGGGTCGTGAACATGGACTCGTCGGGCCGGCAGAGCATGGCCACGTTCGAGCGTGGGACCGGCGACGCCGTGGTCACCTACGAGAACGAGCTGCTGCTCCAGGACAAGCTGAAGGGAGAGGCCGTCCCCTACGTGATCCCGGCCTCCACCCTCCAGATCGAGAGCCCCGCGGCAATCGTCGAGGACTCGGTCAAACGCCACGGCAACCGCAAGGTGGCCGAGGCCTTCCTCGAGTACATGCGGTCGGACGAGGGGCAGGACCTGCTCGTCGACTGGGGCTTCCGCCCGCTCGACCCGACGCGAGACCGCCGCCCGCTCCCCCTGAAGCTGTTCAGCATGGCCGACCTGGGGGGCTGGCCCAAGATCAAGAAGTCGGTGTACGACCCCGGCGGGGTCTGGGACAAGCTCTTCACCACCAAAGCCCCCAAGACGAACGACGCCCCGAAGCGTCTGGGCACCGGCGGGAGGGCCGGCTGA
- a CDS encoding DCC1-like thiol-disulfide oxidoreductase family protein: MRRFLIDLGRYAAGLGPGLARAWDSFFFRAADPTPLALVRIVVGLLLLWSLAVGGAFDLRAFFGSDGWVDPEVARQVLAEQGGWGWSLWLHVPDAWLFPAWLGCLVVLTMFTLGLFSRTTAVLAWMIAVSTARRTPVLLFGFDQIVSTWALYLAATFSSGQALSVDRFFARLRPALAEARRQRKEGANHVAPRWSALGSGVPAPSVGANLALRLIQLHLTLIYVSAGLAKLRGEPWWNGQAAWGLISAAEFRLFDLSWMAAYPRLIEAATHAGLLLELGLPILLWIKPLRPLGLAVALVMHASIGLMLGLTTFSLAMIAGCLAFASGPWLRSLIAGDWPADSGKVLYDGRCPRCRSTMAVALAADLDRSFDPIDFNAVADLRTIHPALTREACTAAMQWVGPDGKVRGGYDAVRAMARRLPLTCPLAVLGGLPGVAWAGRLVYNRIASTRRRDGDCTDETCGLHGPQTQEAAQTAGPGRRP, translated from the coding sequence GTGCGACGCTTCCTGATCGACCTCGGGCGCTACGCCGCTGGCCTGGGCCCTGGGCTCGCCCGCGCCTGGGACTCCTTCTTCTTCAGGGCGGCCGACCCAACCCCGCTGGCCCTGGTCCGCATCGTGGTCGGCCTGCTCTTGCTCTGGAGCCTGGCCGTCGGCGGCGCCTTCGACCTCAGGGCCTTCTTCGGCTCCGACGGCTGGGTTGACCCCGAAGTGGCCCGCCAGGTGCTGGCCGAGCAGGGGGGTTGGGGCTGGTCGCTCTGGCTGCACGTGCCCGACGCCTGGCTCTTCCCGGCCTGGCTGGGTTGCCTGGTCGTCCTGACGATGTTCACCCTGGGGCTGTTCAGCCGGACGACGGCGGTGCTCGCCTGGATGATCGCGGTGTCGACCGCCAGGCGAACGCCGGTCCTGCTCTTCGGCTTCGACCAGATCGTCTCGACCTGGGCGCTCTACCTGGCCGCGACCTTCTCCAGCGGACAGGCCCTGTCGGTCGACCGCTTCTTCGCTCGCCTGCGGCCCGCCCTGGCCGAGGCACGCCGGCAACGCAAGGAGGGGGCGAACCATGTGGCCCCGCGGTGGTCGGCCCTGGGCAGCGGCGTGCCCGCGCCGAGCGTCGGGGCGAACCTGGCCCTCAGGTTGATCCAGCTCCACCTGACCCTCATCTACGTGAGCGCCGGGCTGGCCAAGCTCCGAGGCGAGCCCTGGTGGAACGGCCAGGCAGCCTGGGGCCTGATCTCGGCGGCCGAGTTTCGCCTGTTCGACCTCTCCTGGATGGCCGCCTATCCTCGGCTAATCGAGGCGGCAACTCACGCCGGCCTGCTGCTCGAGCTGGGCCTTCCTATCCTTTTGTGGATCAAGCCGTTGCGCCCGCTGGGCCTGGCCGTTGCGCTGGTGATGCACGCCTCGATCGGCCTGATGCTGGGCCTGACCACGTTCAGCCTGGCGATGATCGCGGGGTGCCTTGCGTTCGCGTCCGGCCCCTGGCTACGGTCACTGATCGCCGGCGACTGGCCGGCCGACTCCGGCAAGGTGCTCTACGACGGCAGGTGCCCCCGATGTCGGTCCACCATGGCCGTCGCCCTTGCGGCCGACCTCGACCGGTCGTTCGACCCGATCGACTTTAACGCGGTGGCCGACCTCAGAACCATCCACCCGGCCCTGACGCGCGAGGCCTGCACCGCGGCGATGCAGTGGGTCGGGCCAGATGGCAAGGTGAGGGGCGGCTACGACGCGGTGCGGGCGATGGCCCGGAGATTGCCGTTGACCTGTCCATTGGCCGTCCTGGGAGGACTGCCCGGCGTGGCCTGGGCGGGGCGACTGGTGTACAATCGGATCGCGTCGACACGCAGACGCGACGGCGATTGCACCGACGAAACTTGCGGCCTGCACGGGCCCCAGACCCAGGAAGCCGCCCAGACCGCCGGACCGGGGAGACGCCCCTGA
- a CDS encoding sulfate ABC transporter permease subunit encodes MAVEPTHPSLISAVEPRAARVSHRGHGSSPFVRLLLTSAVVGWFALLILVPGLALVRAALAGGARPFYEALASADAQRAFGLTIAITAATTVVNTLFGLGLAVVLVRHRFRGRALVDSLVDLPFAVSPIVAGLMLVIVFGPKGWLGPWLELAGIRVVYAWPGMVLACLFVTLPFVVREVVPVLREFGLDQEEVAHTLGAGRWTTFRLVTWPSIRWGLAYGVTLTVARSLGEFGALLVVSGNILGRTQTATLYVHDGIESFNTEGAYAASVALAGLSFALLLAMEAVRKRVAAREE; translated from the coding sequence ATGGCCGTTGAGCCGACACACCCGAGCCTGATCTCCGCCGTCGAGCCCCGCGCCGCGCGAGTCAGTCACCGCGGACATGGATCGTCGCCGTTCGTCCGCCTGCTGCTGACCTCCGCCGTCGTCGGCTGGTTTGCACTGCTCATCCTGGTCCCCGGCCTGGCCCTGGTGAGGGCCGCGCTCGCGGGCGGCGCCCGGCCGTTCTACGAGGCCCTGGCCTCCGCCGACGCCCAACGCGCCTTCGGCCTGACCATCGCGATCACGGCGGCGACCACCGTGGTCAACACACTCTTCGGACTCGGCCTGGCCGTCGTCCTCGTCCGCCATCGGTTCCGCGGCCGGGCCCTGGTCGACAGCCTGGTCGACCTGCCCTTCGCCGTCTCGCCGATCGTCGCGGGCCTGATGCTGGTGATCGTCTTCGGCCCGAAAGGGTGGCTCGGCCCCTGGCTAGAACTCGCCGGCATCCGGGTCGTCTACGCCTGGCCCGGCATGGTCCTCGCCTGCCTGTTCGTGACCCTGCCGTTCGTCGTCCGCGAGGTCGTGCCCGTCCTGCGCGAGTTCGGCCTCGATCAGGAGGAGGTCGCGCACACCCTGGGCGCCGGCCGCTGGACCACCTTCCGCCTGGTTACCTGGCCTTCGATCCGCTGGGGCCTGGCCTACGGGGTGACGCTGACGGTGGCCCGCTCGCTCGGCGAGTTCGGCGCCCTGCTCGTCGTCTCCGGCAATATCCTGGGCCGGACCCAGACGGCCACCCTCTACGTGCACGACGGCATCGAGAGCTTCAATACCGAGGGGGCCTACGCCGCCAGCGTGGCCCTGGCCGGCCTCTCGTTCGCCCTTCTGCTGGCCATGGAAGCCGTGCGCAAACGCGTCGCGGCGCGCGAAGAATGA
- the cysT gene encoding sulfate ABC transporter permease subunit CysT, protein MRTEPSISPGGLAIRGGVLSYLGVMVVLPLVALAWGACNLGPAAFWKELSNPFAWHALKLTIITALAMVVVNIITGTATAWVLVRYPFPGRGAMNALIDLPFAVPTVVTGLMLVALYGPTSTLGAILGAHGWGVIYQSPGIVLALLFVTYPFVIRSVQPVLYEMEDAEEEAAATLGASPWTTFRRVTLPTLWPAIVTGAGLSFSRALGEFGSVIMVAGNRPLETKTSPMYIFGEIESGNRHGAMVVSAVLLACSLGVLLALNLLQRRPGGDHGR, encoded by the coding sequence ATGCGAACCGAGCCATCCATCTCCCCCGGCGGCCTGGCCATCCGCGGGGGCGTGCTTTCCTATCTGGGCGTCATGGTCGTGCTCCCGCTGGTCGCACTGGCGTGGGGTGCCTGCAACCTGGGCCCCGCGGCGTTCTGGAAGGAGCTGTCCAATCCGTTCGCCTGGCACGCCCTGAAGCTGACGATCATCACCGCACTGGCGATGGTCGTCGTCAACATCATCACCGGCACGGCCACCGCCTGGGTCCTGGTCCGCTACCCGTTCCCCGGCCGTGGCGCGATGAATGCCCTGATCGACCTGCCGTTCGCCGTCCCCACGGTCGTCACCGGCCTGATGCTCGTGGCCCTCTACGGCCCGACGAGCACGCTGGGCGCCATCCTGGGTGCGCACGGCTGGGGGGTGATCTACCAGTCGCCGGGCATCGTGCTGGCACTCCTGTTCGTCACTTACCCATTCGTCATCCGCAGCGTCCAGCCGGTGCTGTACGAGATGGAAGACGCCGAGGAAGAGGCCGCGGCAACGCTGGGGGCCAGCCCCTGGACGACCTTCCGCAGGGTGACCCTGCCCACGCTCTGGCCGGCCATCGTCACCGGCGCGGGCCTCTCGTTCAGCCGGGCCCTGGGCGAGTTCGGCAGCGTCATCATGGTGGCGGGCAACCGTCCACTGGAGACGAAGACCAGCCCCATGTACATCTTCGGCGAGATCGAGAGCGGCAACCGCCACGGCGCGATGGTCGTCTCGGCCGTGCTGCTGGCCTGCTCCCTCGGCGTCCTGCTCGCCCTGAACCTGCTGCAACGCAGGCCTGGAGGCGACCATGGCCGTTGA
- a CDS encoding Rrf2 family transcriptional regulator — protein sequence MSLSSKCYYALRAVYALAEHGGTEPLKISVIAERELIPVRFLEVILGQLKGGGFVVSRRGAEGGYRLAKPAESITVGEVMRYVDGPIAPVDCVSQSRKKECEFHGACHFFSFWCRLRQSMSDVVDQTTFADLLKENRERSRDYVGDWTI from the coding sequence ATGAGCCTGTCGTCGAAGTGTTACTACGCGCTGCGGGCCGTCTACGCGCTCGCCGAGCACGGGGGGACCGAGCCGCTCAAGATCTCCGTGATCGCCGAGCGTGAGTTAATCCCCGTCCGGTTCCTGGAAGTGATCCTCGGGCAGTTGAAGGGGGGCGGCTTCGTCGTCAGTCGCCGGGGTGCCGAGGGGGGTTACCGCCTCGCCAAGCCGGCCGAGTCGATCACCGTGGGCGAGGTGATGAGGTACGTCGACGGGCCGATCGCGCCGGTCGACTGCGTCAGCCAGTCGCGCAAGAAGGAGTGCGAGTTCCACGGGGCTTGCCACTTCTTCAGCTTCTGGTGCCGCCTCCGGCAATCGATGTCCGACGTCGTTGACCAGACCACCTTTGCCGACCTGCTCAAGGAAAACCGCGAGCGTTCGCGGGATTACGTCGGCGACTGGACGATCTGA
- a CDS encoding MOSC domain-containing protein, with protein MDQTTPTLLSIQVGLPREFGLEDADDPMESLWTTGSYKAPVSGPILLRTTNLDGDGQADLTVHGGPDKAVCCYPAAHYPFWRQELNLPEFAHGAFGENFTLGGMSEADVCIGDVWKIGEATVEVSQPRQPCWKLARRWKINDLTRKVQQTGLTGWYFRVLAEGLVAPAQPLTLINRPAPTWTIERANRVMTVDKKDRALAAELAAVPSLSASWKWSLGRRAHS; from the coding sequence ATGGATCAGACGACCCCGACCCTGCTGTCGATCCAGGTCGGCCTGCCCCGGGAGTTCGGCCTGGAAGACGCCGACGACCCGATGGAGAGCCTCTGGACCACCGGCTCCTACAAGGCCCCGGTCTCCGGCCCCATCCTCCTGCGCACGACGAACCTGGACGGAGACGGCCAGGCCGACCTCACCGTCCACGGCGGGCCCGACAAGGCCGTCTGCTGCTATCCCGCGGCCCATTACCCGTTCTGGCGGCAGGAACTGAATCTGCCCGAGTTCGCTCATGGGGCGTTCGGCGAGAACTTCACCCTCGGCGGGATGTCCGAGGCCGACGTCTGCATCGGCGACGTCTGGAAAATCGGCGAAGCGACGGTCGAGGTCTCGCAGCCCCGCCAACCCTGCTGGAAGCTGGCCCGCCGCTGGAAGATCAACGACCTGACGCGCAAGGTCCAGCAGACCGGCCTCACCGGCTGGTACTTCCGGGTCCTGGCCGAGGGCCTCGTCGCCCCCGCACAGCCACTCACCCTCATCAACCGCCCCGCCCCCACCTGGACGATCGAGCGGGCGAACCGGGTCATGACCGTCGACAAGAAGGATCGCGCCCTGGCCGCGGAACTGGCCGCCGTGCCTTCGCTCTCCGCGAGCTGGAAGTGGTCGCTGGGCCGGCGTGCCCACTCCTGA
- a CDS encoding sulfate/molybdate ABC transporter ATP-binding protein: MAIIVSNLNKRFGDFIAVDNVSFDVPAGQLVALLGPSGSGKSTILRIIAGLEPPDSGGVELTGEDATHLPVQARGVGFVFQHYALFRHMTIRQNVAFGLEVRKPRPPKAEINLRVDELLELVQLKGLANRYPSQLSGGQRQRVALARALAPRPKVLLLDEPFGALDAKVREELRSWLRRLHDEDHLTTLIVTHDQQEAFEVADQVVVLNHGKIEQKGPPQHLYEKPASPFVTQFLGAVNVLSRETLLGMDQADEQPLALEIPGDDGPVVAYVRPHDLEISRHLNGRPAWAARISRLLPLGGLVRLELDLTDGTRLQVEMTRERSLELALALNDDVYVTPRDPRDLKVFHDRPAFVEDYVI, from the coding sequence GTGGCGATCATCGTCAGCAACCTGAACAAGCGATTCGGCGACTTCATCGCCGTCGACAACGTCTCCTTCGACGTCCCCGCCGGCCAGCTCGTGGCCCTGCTCGGCCCGTCGGGGTCGGGCAAGAGCACCATCCTGCGCATCATCGCGGGGCTCGAGCCGCCCGACTCCGGGGGCGTCGAGCTGACCGGCGAGGACGCCACCCACCTGCCCGTGCAGGCCAGGGGCGTCGGATTCGTCTTCCAGCACTACGCGCTCTTCCGTCACATGACGATCCGCCAGAACGTCGCCTTCGGCCTCGAGGTGCGCAAGCCGCGCCCCCCCAAGGCCGAGATCAATCTCAGGGTCGACGAGCTGCTCGAGCTGGTCCAGCTCAAAGGCCTGGCCAATCGCTACCCGTCGCAGCTCTCGGGCGGCCAGCGCCAGCGCGTCGCCCTGGCCCGCGCCCTGGCCCCCCGGCCCAAGGTCCTGCTCCTCGACGAGCCCTTCGGCGCCCTCGACGCCAAGGTCCGCGAGGAGCTGAGATCGTGGCTCCGCCGGCTCCACGACGAGGACCACCTCACCACCCTGATCGTCACCCACGACCAGCAGGAGGCCTTCGAGGTCGCCGACCAGGTGGTCGTCCTGAACCACGGCAAGATCGAGCAGAAGGGGCCGCCGCAGCACCTCTACGAGAAGCCCGCCAGCCCGTTCGTCACCCAGTTCCTGGGGGCCGTCAACGTCCTCTCCCGCGAGACCCTCCTGGGCATGGACCAGGCCGACGAGCAGCCGCTCGCCCTGGAGATCCCCGGCGACGACGGGCCGGTCGTGGCCTATGTCCGGCCGCACGACCTGGAGATCAGCCGCCACCTCAACGGCCGCCCCGCCTGGGCCGCGCGCATCTCCCGCCTCCTCCCGCTTGGGGGCCTGGTGCGCCTGGAGCTCGACCTCACCGACGGCACCCGCCTTCAGGTGGAGATGACCCGCGAGCGAAGCCTCGAATTAGCCCTGGCCCTGAATGACGACGTCTACGTCACCCCCAGAGACCCTCGAGACCTGAAGGTCTTCCACGACCGCCCCGCCTTCGTGGAAGACTACGTCATCTGA
- a CDS encoding GntR family transcriptional regulator, whose amino-acid sequence MPTEAKHELISRELAAEIVAGKYGPGGRIPSEHRLVERFGVSRPTVARALRDLQDRGMVERRVGSGSFVRAAPAADVVARQFGLLIPGLGTTEIFEAVCGELAGLARAHGYGLLWGGTGTGTRPPGDPSIEDAAGLCDQFIRGRVAGVFFAPFEHVEGRAEINRDLAERLRRAGLAVILLDRDLGSYPARSEFDLVGVDNFAGGYALAEHLLKLGCRNLAYAARPLSAATVHARIAGAREAMLDRGLDVPRGFVHVGDPDDVSFARGLVENAKADAVLCANDDVAALLMRSIERSGSRVPADVRVVGFDDVRFATLLSVPLTTMHQPCREIALVALKAMQDRIADPALPARSLTVSPRLVVRESCGAYGKVQT is encoded by the coding sequence ATGCCGACCGAGGCCAAGCATGAGCTGATCTCACGCGAGTTGGCGGCCGAGATCGTGGCGGGGAAGTACGGGCCGGGGGGGCGCATCCCCAGCGAGCACCGGCTGGTGGAACGGTTCGGGGTCTCGCGGCCGACGGTGGCGCGGGCGCTGCGGGATCTGCAAGATCGGGGCATGGTCGAGCGCCGGGTGGGCTCGGGCAGCTTCGTCAGGGCGGCGCCCGCGGCCGACGTGGTGGCCAGGCAGTTCGGCCTCTTGATCCCCGGCCTCGGGACCACCGAGATCTTCGAGGCGGTCTGCGGCGAGCTGGCCGGGTTGGCACGGGCGCACGGCTACGGCCTGCTCTGGGGAGGGACCGGGACCGGGACCAGGCCGCCGGGCGACCCGAGCATCGAGGACGCCGCGGGGCTCTGCGACCAGTTCATTCGTGGGCGAGTCGCGGGGGTCTTCTTCGCGCCGTTCGAGCATGTCGAGGGACGAGCGGAGATCAACCGAGACCTGGCCGAGCGGCTGAGGCGGGCCGGCCTGGCGGTCATCCTGCTGGACCGCGACCTCGGCTCCTATCCGGCTCGCAGCGAGTTCGACCTGGTGGGGGTGGACAACTTCGCCGGCGGTTATGCGCTGGCCGAGCACCTCTTGAAGCTGGGCTGCCGGAACCTGGCCTATGCGGCGCGGCCGCTGTCGGCGGCGACCGTGCACGCCCGGATCGCGGGGGCCCGCGAGGCGATGCTCGACCGAGGACTGGACGTCCCCCGGGGGTTCGTCCACGTGGGCGACCCCGACGACGTCTCCTTCGCCCGAGGCCTCGTTGAGAACGCGAAGGCCGACGCCGTCTTGTGCGCCAACGATGACGTGGCGGCGCTCCTGATGCGCTCGATCGAGCGGTCCGGATCCCGCGTGCCGGCCGACGTCCGCGTGGTCGGCTTCGACGACGTCCGCTTCGCCACCCTGCTCTCCGTCCCCCTGACGACGATGCACCAGCCCTGCCGCGAGATCGCCCTGGTCGCGCTGAAGGCCATGCAGGACCGGATTGCCGACCCCGCCCTGCCCGCCCGCAGCCTGACCGTGTCGCCCAGGCTGGTCGTCCGCGAGTCGTGCGGCGCCTACGGAAAGGTCCAGACGTGA
- a CDS encoding DUF1559 domain-containing protein has product MSSQKSRGFTLIELLVVISIIAVLIALLLPAVQSAREAARRAQCINNLKQLGLAAHNYHDIGGRFPTTMYLHPVFGPKSGIAWNNSSFLVQMLPQLEQGPLYNAVNFSMMMGTYVDSGWRWNAQYGAGDPNMTIRVTVLNALICPSDDSPNIDKNNPDDLSGLDAAGTSYVGNMGDNCLACGGGLNDRLGQVILCNDLNLPCRFPQLGHARITDEQTDNGSPAGSGIFWAWGANVSLNMVGDGTSNTLMIGEQIRKTTVWNAWVGGNASIGSTAVPLNYKLPVPEVGNWTRQYSFRSQHPGGANFAMADGSVKFLKSTVNFNVYQALSTRSQGEILSSDAY; this is encoded by the coding sequence ATGTCGAGCCAGAAGTCGCGAGGTTTCACGCTCATCGAACTGCTGGTGGTGATCTCGATCATCGCGGTCCTCATCGCCCTGCTGCTTCCCGCCGTCCAGTCGGCCCGCGAGGCGGCCCGGCGCGCCCAGTGCATCAACAACCTCAAGCAACTCGGGCTCGCCGCCCACAATTATCACGACATCGGCGGCCGATTCCCGACGACGATGTACCTCCACCCCGTCTTCGGGCCCAAGAGCGGCATCGCCTGGAACAACAGCAGCTTCCTGGTGCAGATGCTGCCCCAGCTCGAGCAAGGGCCGCTGTATAACGCCGTGAATTTCAGCATGATGATGGGCACGTATGTCGACAGCGGCTGGCGGTGGAACGCGCAATATGGCGCCGGCGACCCCAACATGACGATCCGAGTCACGGTCCTCAACGCCTTGATCTGCCCGTCGGACGACAGCCCGAACATCGACAAGAACAACCCCGACGACCTGAGCGGCCTCGACGCCGCGGGGACGTCCTACGTCGGCAACATGGGCGACAACTGCCTGGCGTGCGGCGGCGGCCTCAACGACCGGCTCGGCCAGGTCATCCTCTGCAACGACCTGAACCTCCCCTGTCGATTCCCCCAGCTCGGCCATGCCCGCATCACCGATGAGCAGACCGATAACGGGTCGCCGGCGGGCAGCGGGATTTTCTGGGCCTGGGGGGCCAACGTCAGCCTGAACATGGTGGGCGACGGGACGTCGAACACGCTCATGATCGGCGAGCAGATCCGCAAGACGACCGTCTGGAATGCCTGGGTGGGCGGAAACGCATCGATCGGATCGACGGCGGTTCCGCTCAACTACAAACTCCCGGTCCCCGAAGTCGGCAACTGGACCCGCCAGTACTCGTTCAGGAGCCAGCACCCCGGCGGGGCGAATTTCGCCATGGCCGACGGCTCGGTGAAGTTCCTCAAGAGCACGGTCAACTTCAACGTCTACCAGGCCTTGAGCACCCGCTCACAGGGCGAAATCCTCTCGTCCGACGCGTACTAA